Proteins found in one Zea mays cultivar B73 chromosome 1, Zm-B73-REFERENCE-NAM-5.0, whole genome shotgun sequence genomic segment:
- the LOC100279415 gene encoding uncharacterized protein LOC100279415 — MAIAAPAFLSLSLLHGHRCPCFSLSLSSMAASCRGPCCSLLAACCPARSQWAFPVVPAVSPPATPGVFPSSDLVSRHSLESVSVGVVEFCLVGLSSTLPVVIIPRRVVCAATSLIPPWCLSTNFDSSIPRLRFSSCMHVERVRRLTLCL, encoded by the coding sequence ATGGCCATCGCTGCCCctgcttttctctctctctctctcctccatgGCCATCGTTGCCCctgcttttctctctctctctcctccatgGCCGCGTCTTGCCGAGGACCCTGCTGCAGCTTGCTCGCCGCGTGCTGCCCTGCGCGCTCGCAGTGGGCATTTCCCGTCGTGCCCGCGGTCTCCCCGCCCGCGACGCCCGGTGTTTTCCCCAGCTCGGATCTTGTTAGCCGCCATTCTCTGGAAAGTGTGTCGGTCGGCGTcgtggagttttgtttagtcggcTTGTCGTCGACCTTGCCGGTTGTTATCATTCCTCGTCGCGTGGTGTGTGCAGCAACGTCGTTGATTCCTCCGTGGTGCTTGTCAACGAACTTCGATTCATCGATTCCTCGTCTTCGGTTCAGCTCATGTATGCATGTCGAACGTGTTCGCCGCTTGACCCTATGTCTCTAG